The DNA window GAGCGGGCTGGCAACATTCTGAAAGAATGTGAAAAGCGGGGTTTGTTGATGTTGCGCTGCGGCCCCTATCAGGAAATCGTGCGTTGGCTACCGCCACTGATCGTTAACCAGACGCAAATTGACGAAGCCACCCGTATCTTTGAGGAAGCGCTGAAAGCAACGGCTTGACCAAGCTTTTCTCCAAGAGCAAAAAGGCCGGATGAGATAAGTTCATCCGGCCTTTTTTTACCTGTATGCAGCGACTCGATTTTACTCCGCCATCACAAGTTCCAAACGACCGCTAGCAACCCGGATATCCATCGGCACAATACCTAACAAACGCTGGGCCGTGCTTGTCTCATCCAATCGGTACACCGGCATGGTTTCCAGCATTTGCGCCACAACCCGCATGACAGAGTCGGTCACCGGCCCCAGATCGCCCTTGAAGAACGGAGAATCAATCGAGCTTTCCAACAGTTGCAGGCGGCGGATGTAGATCGCTTTTTCCTCGCTGTCATACACCGGCGCGCCTTCTACTTTGAGCGCAAGATCAACCGGCAGCTTGGCCAAAAGTGCATTCAGAGCAACCTGCCCCTTCAGATCAATAACCGCCACATCACGGCCATCAGGGCCTAGAGTAATGTCCGCGTCCGTCAAACTGAGGCTGAGCGGAGAGCCACTTTGAAGCTGTTCACGATCGTATTTAGCAACCGCATTCTTCAAATGCTGCTCCACTTCACCCTCAGTAATGGAATATGGGGAAAAACTGGCACACCCACTTGCCAAAATGACGGCAAACATCAGCGTTAAGCGCACAATCGGTTTAAGCATGTAATTCATTCTTCAGCCTCCTCGGAAGACTCCTATAGTGCGGCATCTCCCGGGAGCTGACAACTTACAGTCCTGTATCAGAACTTCTGTTTGGCCATCCAGGGAATAATCCTGTCAAAAGCTTCATCCATCCGTTCGCAGCTCAGTGAGAAGCTGAATCGGAGTGCGTTGGAGCAATGGTCACCGAAGGCATCGCCCGGCACCACGCAGACGCCTGTTTCTTTCAACATCCGCAGCGCCACATCGGAGCCATCCACATGGGGTGGCAAATTGGGGAAGGCGTAAAAGGCCCCCCCAGGTTTGTAACCCGTAAGGTGAGGTGTACGGTCAATCAAATTGGCGATATTGTCCCGACGTTCGCGATAAATGTTCACCATATCCTGCACACAATGCTGTTCCGCCGTAAGCGCTGCGACTCCGGCAAACTGAGCCGGTGTGTTGGCCACCGACGTGGTAAACATATGATAACGCCGCAACGATTTGATCGCCGCCTGACTCGAGATCACCCACCCCACCCGCAGACCGGCCATACTGTAAGTTTTCGAAAAACTGCTGATACACATGATGTTATCAAGGTCGACGGCACAGCTCAGGACACTGGCAAAATCCTCGTCATCAAACAGCATATGGTCGTACACCTCGTCGGCGTAGACCTGAATACCCCGATACGCGCACTCTTCCAGAATCGTCTCCACGGTACTTCTCGGGTACACCGCCCCGGTGGGGTTGTTGGGGTTGTTAAGCACCAGCGCAAAAGTACGAGGACCCATAGCCCGTATGACATCGTCGGGGTCAAGCTGATGGTTGTTTTCAGCATAGGTCGGGATGTACTTCACTTCCCCACCGGTCATTCGAATCAGCGGCGCATAGAGAAGAAACGATGGATCGGTAACAAGAAACTGTCGTCCCGGTGCCGATGTCGCCGAGATCGCCAGATACAGCGCCTCAGTCGCCCCACTGGTGATCAGGATGTTGTCCCGGGTCAACTTTCGGTTATAGCGCTTACCGTAATAATCTCGTAAAGCCACCAAGAGCTCTGGCAGGCCCGCGTCCATTGTATAGCCTGTCTGTCCGGCGTTCAGCGCATCAATGTAAGCCTCGATAATGTGCGGTGGTGTTGGTTGGTCTGGCTGCCCAATCGAAAGATGGATAACATCTTTCATGCTGGAGGCCATATTCACAAGCTTTCGAATTCCCGATACGGGAATGGCCTGCATCGAAGGATTCCAACTGGCCTTCGCTTTCCGGTACTTCATTTTGCGAGACGTTGCCTGGCCCACACTCTTGTTCAACGGTTCCGGCATGTCCACCTCCTTGCACGTCAGGGGAATAAAGGCCTACCTCGAGCGTAGCACGAAGCCCCGGGTCTACAAGTACTGTGATTGATTTGACCACGGCCTTACTGGCAACCAGACTGTGTAATTATAAATGAACAGACTGCCAATCCCTTCTGGAGCTGACATGACAGAGTCCCGCAAACCGGTTGTGACCGTGCTCACCGCCCCCGATGATCCTACGCCACCGGGCATTGAGCCTCTTAAAGATCAGGCTGAAGTTCGCTTCGCCTGCGATGAGCAATCTCTGCGGGAGACCCTACCAGGCACCGACGTGATGATGGTGACAGACTTTCGCACAGAGGCACTCGAAGCCGCTTGGCCTTCAGCCGATCGGCTGCAGTGGATTCACGCCACCAGTGCCGGTGTCGATGCACTGATGTTCCCCGCCCTGATCGACAGTGACGTTACGGTGACCAACGCTCGCGGCATTTTCGACCGAACCATCGCCGAGTACGTGCTTTGCACCATTTTGATGTTTGCTAAAGACTTTCCCGAATCGCTCAGGCTGCAAGCGAAACGCCAGTGGAAACACCGGGATACCGAGCGCGCTGAAGGCAAACAAGTACTCGTGGTTGGCGCCGGTTCCATCGGCCGTCAAATCGGCCGTTTGGTGAGGGCGATTGGCATGCATCCCCACGGGATTGCCCGAACGGCCCGGGAGTCCGACCCGGATTTCGATGCGGTACACAGCAATGATGCGCTGTATGAACAACTCGAACAGGCAGACTTTGTGGTGATTGCCGCACCGTTAACACCCCAAACAGAAGGGCTATTTGATGCAAAAGCTTTTGCCTCGATGAAAAAAACGGCCCGCCTGATCAATATTGGACGCGGCCCCATCGTGAATACCGAAGCGTTGATCAAAGCATTGGATGATAGAGAACTTGCCGGGACGGCACTCGATGTCTTCGAAGAAGAGCCTCTACCAGCAGACCATCCGCTTTGGGCCCGAGAGAATGTCATTATGACAGCTCACATGGCAGGCGATTTCATTGGCTGGAACCAGGCCCTGACCAAACAGTTTCTCGACAATTTCAAACAATGGTCGCAGGGCGAGGAATTATTTAACCTGGTGAACAAAAAGCTGGGTTACGCAGGCTAAACAAAACGGGAGCCGACAGGCTCCCGTTTCTTATCCACCGCTCAATACCCAGCCATCAACCACCCGAAAGCGATTGCTCCGAAGGGTCAAGTTCCATTTGCTGGATAGCGATCACCGCCTGAGTCCGATTACGCACACCCAACTTGCGGAATACCGCTGTAATATGAGCCTT is part of the Marinobacter sp. JH2 genome and encodes:
- a CDS encoding DUF1439 domain-containing protein produces the protein MLKPIVRLTLMFAVILASGCASFSPYSITEGEVEQHLKNAVAKYDREQLQSGSPLSLSLTDADITLGPDGRDVAVIDLKGQVALNALLAKLPVDLALKVEGAPVYDSEEKAIYIRRLQLLESSIDSPFFKGDLGPVTDSVMRVVAQMLETMPVYRLDETSTAQRLLGIVPMDIRVASGRLELVMAE
- a CDS encoding pyridoxal phosphate-dependent aminotransferase — its product is MPEPLNKSVGQATSRKMKYRKAKASWNPSMQAIPVSGIRKLVNMASSMKDVIHLSIGQPDQPTPPHIIEAYIDALNAGQTGYTMDAGLPELLVALRDYYGKRYNRKLTRDNILITSGATEALYLAISATSAPGRQFLVTDPSFLLYAPLIRMTGGEVKYIPTYAENNHQLDPDDVIRAMGPRTFALVLNNPNNPTGAVYPRSTVETILEECAYRGIQVYADEVYDHMLFDDEDFASVLSCAVDLDNIMCISSFSKTYSMAGLRVGWVISSQAAIKSLRRYHMFTTSVANTPAQFAGVAALTAEQHCVQDMVNIYRERRDNIANLIDRTPHLTGYKPGGAFYAFPNLPPHVDGSDVALRMLKETGVCVVPGDAFGDHCSNALRFSFSLSCERMDEAFDRIIPWMAKQKF
- a CDS encoding D-2-hydroxyacid dehydrogenase; its protein translation is MTESRKPVVTVLTAPDDPTPPGIEPLKDQAEVRFACDEQSLRETLPGTDVMMVTDFRTEALEAAWPSADRLQWIHATSAGVDALMFPALIDSDVTVTNARGIFDRTIAEYVLCTILMFAKDFPESLRLQAKRQWKHRDTERAEGKQVLVVGAGSIGRQIGRLVRAIGMHPHGIARTARESDPDFDAVHSNDALYEQLEQADFVVIAAPLTPQTEGLFDAKAFASMKKTARLINIGRGPIVNTEALIKALDDRELAGTALDVFEEEPLPADHPLWARENVIMTAHMAGDFIGWNQALTKQFLDNFKQWSQGEELFNLVNKKLGYAG